The proteins below are encoded in one region of Misgurnus anguillicaudatus chromosome 24, ASM2758022v2, whole genome shotgun sequence:
- the LOC129438594 gene encoding histamine N-methyltransferase-like → MAAPLRSLVEDNSRCFKLFELFLDHSSEHQCMQDFIHNTLPDILGSVGGGRPVFNVMGVGSGTGVIDLEMLAQLHMKHPQVKVDNEVVEPGTDMLHKYKVLVSKTPNLDYINFTWNKMTASEFEKQWQEKNLGKKMDFIHLIQMLYFVKDPEATVSFFRSLLDKDGKLLISLVSGEGGWTTLLKTYRASLCNPEISQCVNMGDIKTFLDTKDIPYSNYVIQSHMDITECFTEGDEVGGLLLDFLTQVIEFSKNAPEDLKKGVLDLLRHPDCSKEVDGRIMFNNSMEVVVVEP, encoded by the exons ATGGCAGCTCCATTAAGATCACTTGTTGAAGATAATTCAAGATGCTTCAAATTATTTGAACTCTTTCTGGATCACTCATCAGAGCACCAATGTATGCAGGACTTCATCCATAATACTCTACCAGACATACTGGGAAG CGTTGGTGGAGGACGGCCCGTTTTTAATGTAATGGGTGTAGGGAGTGGTACAG GTGTGATTGATTTAGAGATGCTAGCACAGCTTCACATGAAACATCCACAAGTCAAAGTCGACAATGAAGTGGTGGAGCCAGGCACTGACATGTTACACAAGTATAAAG TTCTGGTGTCAAAAACGCCAAATCTTGATTACATTAACTTCACATGGAATAAGATGACAGCTTCAGAATTTGAAAAACAGTGGCAGGAGAAAAACCTTGGAAAAAAGATGGACTTCATTCACTTGATACAG ATGCTGTATTTTGTGAAAGATCCAGAGGCCACTGTCTCATTTTTCCGGAGTCTGTTAGATAAAGATGGAAAACTCTTAATCAGTCTGGTGTCAG GTGAGGGTGGATGGACGACATTATTGAAGACCTACAGAGCTTCTCTCTGTAACCCTGAGATCAGCCAGTGTGTCAATATGGGAGATATAAAGACCTTCTTGGATACCAAGGACATCCCATACAGTAATTATGTGATTCAGTCCCACATGGACATCACAGAGTGTTTCACAGAGGGAGATGAGGTCGGAGGACTGCTGTTGGATTTCCTAACTCAAGTGATAGAGTTCAGTAAGAACGCTCCTGAAGACCTGAAGAAAGGAGTGCTGGACTTACTGAGACATCCAGACTGCAGTAAAGAGGTGGACGGCAGGATAATGTTCAATAATAGCATGGAAGTTGTAGTGGTTGAGCCGTAG